In the Mytilus trossulus isolate FHL-02 chromosome 1, PNRI_Mtr1.1.1.hap1, whole genome shotgun sequence genome, one interval contains:
- the LOC134723123 gene encoding DNA/RNA-binding protein KIN17-like, with translation MGKEKGGFLTPKAIANRIKSKGLQKLRWYCQMCQKQCRDENGFKCHTMSESHQRQLLLFAESPDKYIDSFSEDFFTDYVELLKRRFGKKRVNCNIVYQEYIAFKEHTHMNSTQWETLTEFVKWLGREGHCVVDETEKGWFVQYIDRDPEAIKKQEQIKAKEKMELDDEERAAKFIRDQIERASAQGQEVKQTEFTELKRENEEEKVTLSLGGLSKKKETDTVASSSKDNPLKKPPISSLENPFKKPSGSGVIRIKTEKAGQKRKSALEEIMELEKMKKENVNKKVKKDYWLHEGIMVKIVTKKLGEKYYKKKAVVKEVVDLYRAVIKLIDSGDKMKVDQSHLETVIPAQGKKVLIVNGAYRGESAILETIDEKKFSCSVSIATGPSRGRVIEGIEYEDLSKLYQP, from the exons ATGGGAAAAGAAAAAGGAGGATTCTTGACACCAAAGGCAATTGCCAACAGAATAAAATCTAAAGGTTTACAGAAATTGAGATGGTATTGCCAGATGTGTCAGAAACAGTGTAGAGATGAG AATGGGTTTAAATGTCACACAATGTCAGAATCACACCAGCGCCAGTTACTGTTATTTGCTGAGAGTCCAGATAAATATATAGATTCATTTTCAGA agACTTTTTTACTGACTATGTGGAGTTATTGAAGAGGCGATTTGGTAAAAAGAGAGTAAATTGTAATATTGTGTATCAAGAGTATATAGCATTTAAAGAACATACACATATGAACAGTACACAGTGGGAAACTTTAACAGAATTTGTCAAATGGCTTGGAAGAGAAG GACATTGTGTGGTTGATGAAACAGAGAAAGGTTGGTTTGTACAGTATATTGATAGAGATCCAGAGGCAATAAAGAAACAAGAACAGATTAAGGCCAAAGAAAAGATGGAGCTTGATGATGAGGAGAGAGCAGCCAAGTTTATAAGGGATCAAATAGAAAGGGCATCTGCACAGGGCCAGGAAGTTAAACAGACAGAATTTACAGAACTGAAGAGGGAGAATGAAGAAGAAAAAG tgACCTTAAGTCTGGGAGGACTAAgcaaaaagaaagaaacagaTACAGTTGCCAG TTCCAGTAAAGACAATCCACTCAAGAAGCCACCAATATCCTCTCTAGAAAATCCTTTTAAAAAGCCATCTGGTTCTGGAGTAATAAGAATAAAGACAGAGAAAGCTGGTCAGAAGAGAAAATCAGCTTTAGAGGAAATAATGGAA TTGGAAAAAATGAAGAAGGAAAATGTGAACAAAAAAGTCAAGAAAGATTACTGGTTACATGAAGGAATAATGGTAAAAATAGTGACTAAAAAACTTGGAGAGAAGTATTACAAGAAGAAAGCTGTAGTCAAG GAAGTAGTTGATTTATATAGAGCAGTTATTAAGTTGATTGACAGTGGAGATAAAATGAAAGTTGACCAATCACATCTAGAGACAGTCATTCCTGCACAAG GTAAAAAAGTTCTCATAGTTAATGGTGCATATAGAGGAGAAAGCGCTATTCTGGAAACAATTGATGAGAAGAAATTTTCTTGTTCTGTCAGCATAGCAACA GGTCCATCAAGGGGCAGAGTAATAGAAGGTATAGAATATGAGGATTTAAGTAAACTATATCAGCCATGA